Genomic window (Candidatus Babeliales bacterium):
CGTTAAAAATAAAGAGATCGCACAATGGTTAATATAAATAATGAAGAATGCATTACAGATCTTAGCATAAATCAATTTGAGCAAGATGCTCAAAAAGTATTAACTCTGATGGGATATGGAGATTTTGATTTAGGTATTTTATTAACAGATAATCAAGCTATTCAATGTTTTAATCGTGATTTTCGCAGTAAAGATGAGCCAACGGATATTTTATCTTTTCCTTTTCACCCCGACCTACAACCCGGAGAAAGTATTATAATTGAAACCGAAGATGATAAGAATGTAGGCGACTTGATTATTTCACTTGAATATATTAAAGGATTGTGTGAACAAGAGAACAAAACAATAAATGAACATCTACGCACATTATTGTGCCACGGCATCTGCCATCTTCTTGGATATGATCACTACACAGAAAGTAGCGATAAAATTATGCAAGAAAAAGAAAACTGGCTTACTGCAAAATTAATAGAAAAATGATGAATCGAATAGTAGCTTTTAGTGCTTTATTAATGACTATGCTGACCTTTTTGAATATAGCATGTTCTTTTAGTGTAGAAATAGAAATAACGTACGACTGGTACTCTAATAATATATTAATGACGAAATTTAATATACTTCCTAAAACAAATTATGATTACACCAAAGTATCGCTACAAGAAATACTTGCTGATCAAACGATTTTTAGTCTCACTAAAAATTTAGGCAATAGACTATTAAAAAAAGAAGACGTTTTGCAAACATTTTTATTGACACAAAATCAAAAAATAAAAACAGATATAAATGAATTAGATATGAAATTCGCATCAATTGATCGCATTAATAAATCAATTGATAAAGTTTGCCTTGATGAAGCATATCAAGCACAAAAAAGAATATTAAAGTATATGCGAAAATTTCATAGGGGTATACATGAAAAAAATTAAAACTGAAAAAATTTTAGTGATATTGATTTTTTGTTCATTGCATTTTAGTAATTTGTTTTCCATGGACAATAACTGGAAAAACTTTACGACATTAATACAAAAACCTAAACATACATCTCAAGACCTAAATAAAGCAAAAAATATAATCGCTGACTTGTGTAATCCCAATAATCCTGACCATAAAAAAAATAGCCGTAAAATACTACTTCAAGTTCATCCCGATAAAAACAAAGGTGATTTCGCTGAGGAGCTAACAAGATATGCAACTAATGTTATAAATGATGACCGACCAAAACAACGACAAGAAATGACCGAAACAGATTATTCAATTTCAAAACTTTTATCTAAAATAACTAAAACTAAAAATGAAAATACTTCCTATGAAAATTTCAGGCCAACCTGGCTTCATGTCAAACAATGTTTTGATAAGTGCATTAAACATGATAGTCAATTTTTTTGTTTTACAAAAATAACCAACCTTATAATTAACAAACTGCTTTCTAAAAACCCTGCTCATGAAGAATATGTAAGTATTATTTCACAAATTAATAACTACAATAAATTCTTAGACAAACAATCCTTGCAGGATGATGTTTATCTAAATTCTTTAGACAAAGCTATCGAAGCTGAATGTAATGATGCAAAAAAAATGTTTAACCAATATTGCCATAGGAATGACTAATGACAGTAAAAAAAAATCTTTTATTCTTATTAATAGTAAGTGTTTGTATTTCTGCTAATGTAAGCTGTATGGATAACTCTAATCAAAATAATGATCAAAATAATCTTGGGTCGCAACCCGAAAATAAAGCGAATGATCCTGATCTTCAAGCAAAAATAGATCTTCTTAATAAAAAAAATGATTTCTATGACAATCAAATTAAAAACAATACCTTAAGATACGAACTTGAAGAAAAAAATAATTCTAGCACCCAAATTGCAAAAGCTGCCACCATACAA
Coding sequences:
- the ybeY gene encoding rRNA maturation RNase YbeY; amino-acid sequence: MVNINNEECITDLSINQFEQDAQKVLTLMGYGDFDLGILLTDNQAIQCFNRDFRSKDEPTDILSFPFHPDLQPGESIIIETEDDKNVGDLIISLEYIKGLCEQENKTINEHLRTLLCHGICHLLGYDHYTESSDKIMQEKENWLTAKLIEK